DNA from Microvirga ossetica:
CCGATAAGGCGCGCAAGCTTTTCAGCGGAGATCGTGTTGAATGACGACATGGTGCATCCGTGACGGTTAGAGCGGATGCGATGCTTGGGCATGTCGCCTCGTGGGGAGATCGCGATCCCCATGCGATCGATGAGAATTCAACCCTCCGGTTTTGTCAAATCAATTCGGGTGATCAGAAATCCTGCTCGGAATCGCGTTCCAGCGTCTGCACCACGAGGCCGTTTTCGATAAGGGCGGACCACACCTCCTCGGCACTGTCGGCAAAGTGGGCCAACTCCCGATCCTTCTCGCTCACCATGCCGTGCTCCAGCAGCGCCTCGAACTTGATCACGGACTGCCAATAGGCCTTGTCGAAGAGGACGATGGGCAGGGGTGGCGCCTTGCCGGTCTGGCGAAGCGTCAGGATCTCGAAGAGTTCGTCCAGGGTGCCAAAGCCGCCGGGGAAGACGACGAGCGCGTTGGCCCGCATCGCCAGGTGCATCTTGCGCATGGCGAAGTAATGGAAGCGGAAGGTCAGGTCAGGGGTCGAGTAAGCATTGGGCTCCTGCTCGTGCGGCAGGGTGATGTTGAAGCCGATGGAGGGCGCGCCCACGTCGAAGGCGCCCCTGTTGGCGGCCTCCATGATGCCGGGACCGCCGCCGGTGGCGATCACGTTGTCCCGCGTGCCGCTCGTCACCGTCATGGCGCCGCCGCGCTGCGAGGCGATGGCGCCGAATTTGCGGGCCTGCTCATACCAGAACCGGTGCTTTCCCGACCCGTTCTCCCGAACGCGGGCGCTGCCGAATACGACGATGGTGGAGCGCACGCCCCAGGTCCGCAGATGCTCCTCGGCCTTGGCATATTCCAGCAGGAACCGCACACCCCGCATGGAATCGCCTAGCAGGAAATCCTGGTCCATCGCCGCCAGCCGGTAGGACGGGGAATCGAGACGGGCTGAATTCGAAGGTTTGCTGTCATCCATCGGGCGGGGCTCCCTGGTCACCCAGCCATGCACAAAGCACACTTTCGAAGCCGGGTTAATTCCCCATCGGGCCGATCGGCAGCTCCTGCGGTCCGGAGGGCGGGATGCCGACCGGCTCAGACGGATTGGGAGCTTCGCTTGGAACGTCCGGCGGAACGCCGACCGGTTCTCCCGGGCTCGGAATTCCCGGCGGGCCGGGGTCCGGATGAACCGGCTGCGGCGCCGGGTTCGGCACGCCAGGCTGCGATGGCGGATTGGGAACGTCCGGTTGCGGCGTCGGATTCGGAGACGGTGTATCGGACATGGGCCGGAATTCCTCTCGGCGATGGCATTGACTAAGCTGCGAACGGGAGATGAACCGGGTTTGTTCCCGCTTTCCCTGGCGGATGGCTTGGAGAAGCATTTTCCCTATAGCCGCTTGCGCTAGGGTCGCTATATCAAGGGCGCACATCGAACGCAGTGACGCGGATGAACTCCAAATGGTCGGTTCGCCACGCGTCCGCAGTTTCGGGGATGAGGGCGAGACAAGCCTTGATGGAAAGCGAGCGTCAGCCGATGGACCACCTGTCTTCAATGAATAGTGCCCGTCTTCTGCCGGAGGACGGTTATCGGGGCACGCTCGTCGGACGCGTCTGGCGCCCGGGTATCGGGCCATCCGTCGTGGCGGTCAGAGAGGACGGTCTGTTCGACATCTCCGCAGCCTGCTCGACGGTGAGCGGACTTGCCGCGATGGCCGATCCGGCGCGCGTCGTGAAGACGGCGCAAGGAGAGCGGATCGGCTCGCTGGAGGAGATTGCCGCGAACACGCCGTCCGACAGCCGCGACTCGTCGAAGTCCTGGCTTCTGGCGCCCATCGACCTTCAGGTCGTCAAGGCGGCCGGCGTCACCTTTGCGGTATCCATGCTCGAGCGCGTCATCGAGGAGCGCGCGCGGGGCGACGCCAGCGCGGCCGCCGCCATCCGTGCCGAGGTTCTGCGGCTGGTGGGCGACGATCTGGGCCGGCTGAAGCCCGGATCGCCCGAAGCG
Protein-coding regions in this window:
- a CDS encoding TIGR00730 family Rossman fold protein, yielding MDDSKPSNSARLDSPSYRLAAMDQDFLLGDSMRGVRFLLEYAKAEEHLRTWGVRSTIVVFGSARVRENGSGKHRFWYEQARKFGAIASQRGGAMTVTSGTRDNVIATGGGPGIMEAANRGAFDVGAPSIGFNITLPHEQEPNAYSTPDLTFRFHYFAMRKMHLAMRANALVVFPGGFGTLDELFEILTLRQTGKAPPLPIVLFDKAYWQSVIKFEALLEHGMVSEKDRELAHFADSAEEVWSALIENGLVVQTLERDSEQDF